A genome region from Labilibaculum antarcticum includes the following:
- a CDS encoding helix-turn-helix transcriptional regulator, which produces MPKNKEALKRYRIIHNILRRGGRHKTRRIVEICNDAGIPVKLRTIQTDLKDLAEDTELGFYLPIVKDERTKTYFYSEIPENIFPSLELEPEEITALLFYAKTVSQYKEYPIFKEITNAVQKVFDNSNIDPELKELFEKETLLETEKHPQIGGIELISDILEAISKKKIIEIEYHKFDDVIKCHRLKPILLKEDKQLWYILGINVKHDRLITFALDRIIDVTITEDLFDEVPFDSKEYFKYSFGITVTEEDPIDVIISFNPEQGNYLKTLPIHLSQIVLEDTTSKFVIKVSVKPSYEFYSKIFSYGSSATVLAPESICKIFKQTFVEALSRY; this is translated from the coding sequence ATGCCAAAAAACAAAGAAGCTTTAAAAAGATATCGAATTATTCACAATATTTTACGAAGAGGCGGAAGACACAAGACTCGTAGAATAGTTGAAATTTGTAATGATGCTGGAATACCTGTTAAACTTCGAACTATCCAAACAGACCTTAAAGATTTAGCTGAGGATACTGAATTAGGTTTCTATTTACCTATTGTGAAAGATGAAAGGACCAAAACATATTTCTATTCAGAAATTCCTGAAAATATCTTTCCATCTTTAGAATTAGAACCTGAAGAAATAACTGCTTTACTTTTTTATGCAAAAACTGTTAGTCAATATAAAGAATATCCTATTTTCAAAGAAATTACGAATGCTGTTCAAAAAGTATTCGATAATTCAAATATTGACCCAGAATTAAAAGAACTATTTGAAAAAGAGACATTGCTCGAAACTGAAAAACATCCACAAATAGGAGGAATTGAGTTAATTTCAGATATTTTAGAGGCAATATCCAAAAAGAAAATTATTGAAATTGAATATCATAAGTTTGATGATGTAATTAAGTGTCATAGACTTAAACCAATTCTTTTAAAAGAGGATAAACAACTTTGGTATATTCTAGGAATAAATGTTAAGCATGATAGACTTATTACTTTTGCATTAGATCGAATTATTGATGTTACTATAACAGAAGATTTATTCGATGAAGTCCCTTTCGATAGTAAAGAATACTTTAAATACTCTTTCGGTATTACAGTTACAGAAGAAGATCCTATTGATGTTATTATTTCATTTAATCCTGAACAAGGAAATTATCTTAAAACCTTACCTATTCATCTTTCTCAAATAGTTTTAGAGGATACAACGAGCAAATTTGTTATTAAAGTTTCTGTTAAACCTTCTTATGAATTTTATTCCAAGATATTCAGTTATGGAAGTTCGGCAACCGTATTAGCCCCAGAATCAATATGTAAAATATTTAAACAAACTTTTGTTGAGGCTTTAAGTCGCTATTAA
- a CDS encoding multiubiquitin domain-containing protein, translating into MSNSKEKKEVTIFINGEPHEVEKDEITYDEVVTLAFPDFPQHPERTYSVTYERGQGNKPTGILSPGGTVKVKEGMRFKVKHTGQS; encoded by the coding sequence ATGTCAAATTCTAAAGAAAAAAAAGAGGTAACCATATTTATAAACGGAGAACCTCATGAAGTTGAAAAAGATGAAATAACTTATGATGAAGTAGTAACACTTGCTTTTCCAGATTTTCCGCAACATCCAGAAAGAACTTATTCTGTGACTTATGAAAGAGGTCAGGGTAACAAACCCACTGGAATCTTATCGCCAGGTGGAACTGTAAAGGTTAAAGAAGGAATGAGATT